In one Culex quinquefasciatus strain JHB chromosome 2, VPISU_Cqui_1.0_pri_paternal, whole genome shotgun sequence genomic region, the following are encoded:
- the LOC6038332 gene encoding glycosylphosphatidylinositol anchor attachment 1 protein, whose protein sequence is MGLLTNPSISQKAKYCRALIRHRTLICFTLYALGVGYFLVLPDPNFNSGTYFSENALLPGLVYSELKSETVALAKNFAGELERERVVHRKGMPYAWLLAKMRKIGLDTHTHNFTLNYPLGGGKVFTGKNVYGILRAPRIGSTESVVLAVPYRPPESVHTDVSAGVPLLLAFADFARRQKYWAKDIIFLITEQEQLGMQAWLEAYHGSGDNRVLDVGSLNARAGAIQAAINLEVQDFDVDHINLKVEGLNGQLPNLDLHNLAQKLSQKSGIPAAYRLSATKQRKPVTYQEKLENLLAMVLSQSTGVPNGNHGLFHRYGIEALTLECVKRANPNKNTAGVGALLKIVEGISRSLNNLLERFHQSYFFYLLVTHDRFVSIGDYMPSLGLMAGALLIKSFIHYLSMYYSDDDEEPSPKAPQPSYLQVGFLLLLTHSIGALTTVLPFHAGLNNYLHAANLSTQFGLTTIMISVSVLVLILPAFVSLDSLNSEILQIAILLELGTALLTVGMLNFSLGFILSVAIVPIVLFLQPRKSTSGRGLSRIACLLLHPLVGVYLVLFVTTCYLFPELTLQAMVKKAVTATMDAITYSVVDSMIYGNWLFNLVALIFLPTWTLLWSLMFARKTKVVAAAKDTKLE, encoded by the exons ATGGGTCTCCTCACGAACCCATCGATCTCGCAAAAGGCCAAATACTGCCGAGCGCTGATCCGCCACCGGACGCTGATCTGCTTCACGCTGTACGCCCTCGGCGTTGGTTACTTCCTGGTCCTGCCGGATCCGAACTTCAACTCGGGCACTTACTTCTCGGAGAATGCACTGCTGCCGGGGTTGGTCTACTCGGAGCTGAAGAGTGAAACGGTGGCGCTGGCGAAGAACTTTGCCGGCGAGCTGGAACGGGAGCGGGTTGTCCACCGGAAGGGCATGCCGTACGCGTGGTTGCTGGCCAAGATGCGGAAGATCGGGCTGGACACGCACACGCACAACTTTACGTTGAATTACCCGCTGGGTGGGGGGAAGGTGTTTACGGGGAAGAATGTTTATGGGATTTTGCGGGCGCCGCGGATTGGGTCGACGGAATCGGTGGTGCTGGCGGTGCCGTATAGGCCGCCGGAGTCGGTCCACACGGATGTTTCGGCGGGGGTTCCGCTGCTGTTGGCGTTTGCGGACTTTGCGCGTAGGCAGAAGTACTGGGCGAAGGATATTATCTTTTTGATTACGGAACAGGAGCAGCTCGGGATGCAGGCTTGGCTGGAGGCGTATCACGGTTCCGGGGACAATCGGGTGCTGGATGTGGGGTCGTTGAATGCGAGGGCAGGGGCGATCCAGGCGGCGATTAATCTGGAGGTTCAGGACTTTGACGTGGATCATATAAATCTGAAGGTTGAGGGGTTGAACGGACAGTTGCCGAACCTGGATCTGCACAATTTGGCGCAGAAGCTGTCGCAGAAGAGTGGCATTCCGGCGGCGTATCGGTTGTCGGCGACGAAGCAGCGAAAGCCGGTTACTTACCAGGAGAAGTTGGAGAACCTGCTCGCGATGGTCTTGTCTCAGTCGACGGGAGTTCCCAACGGGAATCACGGTCTGTTCCATCGGTACGGAATTGAGGCGCTTACGTTGGAGTGTGTGAAGCGAGCAAACCCTAACAAGAACACGGCTGGAGTCGGTGCTCTGCTCAAGATCGTCGAAGGCATCAGTCGAAGCTTGAACAATCTGCTGGAGCGATTCCATCAGAGTTACTTCTTCTACCTGCTCGTAACACACGACCGGTTCGTCTCCATCGGAGATTACATGCCCAGTTTGGGACTCATGGCCGGCGCTCTCCTGATCAAGTCCTTCATCCACTACCTCTCCATGTATTACTCGGACGACGATGAAGAACCATCCCCGAAAGCACCCCAACCTTCTTACCTCCAAGTCGGCTTCCTGCTGCTTCTAACCCACTCGATCGGCGCCCTCACCACCGTCCTGCCATTCCACGCCGGCCTCAACAACTACCTGCACGCAGCAAACCTCTCCACCCAGTTCGGCCTCACCACCATCATGATCTCCGTGTCCGTCCTCGTCCTCATCCTGCCAGCGTTCGTCTCGCTGGACTCCCTCAACTCGGAAATCCTCCAAATCGCGATCCTCCTCGAGCTTGGAACCGCCCTCCTCACCGTCGGGATGCTCAACTTCTCGCTCGGCTTCATCCTGTCCGTGGCGATCGTCCCCATTGTGCTGTTTCTACAACCCCGCAAGTCCACCAGCGGCAGAGGACTCAGTCGGATCGCCTGTTTGCTGTTACATCCGCTGGTCGGTGTCTATCTGGTCCTGTTCGTCACCACCTGCTACCTCTTCCCGGAGCTGACGCTGCAGGCGATGGTGAAAAAGGCCGTGACGGCTACGATGGACGCGATCACCTACTCGGTGGTGGATTCGATG ATCTACGGCAACTGGCTGTTCAACCTGGTGGCGCTGATCTTCCTACCCACGTGGACTCTGCTGTGGTCGTTGATGTTTGCGCGCAAGACGAAGGTGGTGGCCGCCGCCAAGGACACCAAGCtggaataa
- the LOC6038342 gene encoding serendipity locus protein beta, translating into MATSNKKCNFCADKKQPTTDVSEMTPLFQSVLAKHFWFQESELLTFQMCSACSLKVMDFHLFYSNVEKLHAEKCLEEVPEESEDVVVKDEPLESELDAEQNLYGEGGEQLIVGDLAFEIVDVGTKAEPFEEVNIKPEEVKQEEVEEPESLLISNNNDSMTFDCLNCDKGFEDKKIMELHMKIVHGDGSNAQTCPKCAQLEEVLRDVLEKGHAEVSKSSCPVQCAVCDGRLQNMASLQRHLAWHWGEACGKCRKKPKNFKPKPGNNNEPAKDTPQAKAFMCPYCDKDYGHINFLKHHLKTYHENTPPDGCQRCKALEQALKDVSEQDHSEGSGRVQCGVCNDWLMSVASLQRHLAWHQSEPCENCRRGRRVVEAALKQHVNAQKVHKVKRIVTDATSQAAKRTKSDEVSIKHICVYCGLCFDIYAELVKHQVDEHPRQRHCKYTSITSN; encoded by the exons ATGGCaacatcaaacaaaaaatgcaatttttgcgcCGACAAGAAGCAACCAACAACGGACGTATCCGAAATGACGCCCCTGTTCCAAAGCGTTCTGGCGAAGCACTTTTGGTTCCAG GAATCCGAACTACTAACCTTCCAGATGTGTTCCGCCTGTTCACTGAAAGTGATGGACTTTCATCTGTTTTACTCCAATGTGGAGAAGCTTCATGCGGAGAAATGTCTGGAGGAAGTACCGGAAGAGAGCGAAGACGTGGTCGTCAAGGACGAGCCACTGGAATCGGAACTCGATGCTGAGCAAAACTTGTACGGTGAAGGCGGTGAACAACTGATCGTCGGTGATTTGGCGTTTGAGATTGTTGATGTTGGTACTAAGGCGGAACCATTTGAGGAGGTGAACATAAAACCGGAAGAGGTAAAGCAGGAGGAGGTCGAAGAACCTGAGAGTTTGCTGATCAGCAACAACAATGATTCCATGACCTTTGACTGTCTCAACTGCGACAAGGGATTCGAGGACAAGAAAATTATGGAACTCCACATGAAGATCGTACATGGCGATGGATCAAATGCTCAAACCTGTCCAAAATGCGCACAGCTGGAGGAAGTGTTGCGAGATGTGTTGGAGAAAGGTCACGCTGAAGTTTCCAAATCGTCTTGTCCGGTCCAGTGCGCAGTCTGTGACGGACGACTGCAGAACATGGCAAGTCTACAGAGACACCTGGCTTGGCACTGGGGAGAGGCCTGTGGCAAGTGCAGAAAGAAACCAAAGAACTTCAAACCCAAACCAGGCAACAATAACGAACCGGCAAAAGACACACCACAAGCCAAAGCCTTCATGTGTCCCTATTGCGATAAGGACTACGGCCATATAAACTTCCTCAAGCATCACTTGAAAACCTACCACGAAAATACCCCGCCGGACGGTTGTCAAAGATGCAAAGCGCTGGAACAAGCGCTGAAGGACGTTTCGGAGCAAGACCACTCGGAAGGGTCCGGCCGCGTACAGTGTGGCGTCTGTAACGACTGGTTGATGAGCGTGGCCAGCTTGCAGCGGCACCTGGCTTGGCACCAGTCCGAACCTTGTGAAAACTGTCGGCGAGGTCGCCGGGTTGTTGAAGCTGCCCTGAAACAGCACGTTAACGCGCAGAAGGTGCATAAAGTCAAGAGAATAGTTACGGACGCGACTTCCCAGGCGGCG aaaaggACCAAATCCGACGAGGTCAGCATCAAGCACATTTGCGTGTACTGCGGGCTGTGCTTCGATATCTACGCGGAGCTTGTCAAGCACCAGGTGGATGAGCATCCGAGGCAAAGGCATTGCAAGTACACTTCGATTACGTCCAACTGA
- the LOC6038339 gene encoding 40S ribosomal protein S7 — MVFGSKVIKSGGAEPDAFEGQIGQAILELEMNSDLKPQLRDLHITRAREIEFNNKKAIVIYVPVPKQKAFQKVQTRLVRELEKKFSGKHVVFIGERRILPKPQRGRRDPNKQKRPRSRTLTAVYDAILEDLVFPAEVVGKRIRVKLDGSQLIKVHLDKNQQTTIEHKVDTFTSVYKKLTGRDVTFEFPEPYL; from the exons ATGGTTTTCGGATCAAAGGTGATCAAGTCCGGCGGTGCCGAGCCGGACGCGTTCGAGGGCCAGATTGGCCAGGCCATCCTGGAGCTGGAGATGAACTCGGACCTGAAGCCGCAGCTGCGTGACCTCCACATCACCCGCGCTCGTGAGATCGAGTTCAACAACAAGAAG GCCATCGTCATCTACGTGCCGGTGCCCAAGCAGAAGGCCTTCCAGAAGGTCCAGACCCGGCTGGTCCGTGAGTTGGAGAAGAAGTTCTCCGGCAAGCACGTCGTGTTCATCGGCGAGCGTCGCATCCTGCCCAAGCCCCAGCGCGGTCGTCGTGACCCGAACAAGCAGAAGCGTCCGCGTTCCCGTACCCTGACCGCCGTGTATGACGCCATCCTCGAGGATCTGGTCTTCCCGGCCGAGGTCGTCGGAAAGCGCATCCGCGTCAAGCTGGACGGTTCGCAGCTGATCAAGGTCCATCTGGACAAGAACCAGCAGACCACCATCGAACACAAG GTCGACACCTTCACGTCGGTGTACAAGAAGCTGACCGGACGCGACGTCACGTTCGAGTTCCCGGAACCCTACCTGTAA
- the LOC6038340 gene encoding 40S ribosomal protein S20, with protein MAATGKDIEKPVAEAATVHRIRITLTSRNVRSLEKVCADLISGAKKQKLRVKGPVRMPTKILRITTRKTPCGEGSKTWDRFQMRLHKRIIDLHSPSEIVKQITSINIEPGVEVEVTIADP; from the exons ATG GCCGCCACTGGAAAGGACATCGAGAAGCCCGTTGCCGAGGCCGCGACCGTTCACCGGATCCGCATCACGCTGACCTCGCGCAATGTCCGCAGCCTGGAGAAGGTGTGCGCTGACCTGATCAGCGGCGCCAAGAAGCAGAAGCTGCGCGTTAAG GGCCCGGTTCGCATGCCGACCAAGATCCTGCGTATCACGACCCGTAAGACGCCTTGCGGTGAGGGTTCCAAGACTTGGGATCGTTTCCAG ATGCGCCTGCACAAGCGTATCATCGATCTGCACTCGCCGTCCGAGATCGTCAAGCAGATCACCTCGATCAACATCGAGCCCGGTGTAGAGGTCGAGGTCACCATCGCCGACCCTTAA
- the LOC6038343 gene encoding methylglutaconyl-CoA hydratase, mitochondrial: protein MLPNFARVVPKFGPSRTLFRTLCTPSSTQELQLTYLTEGDKQGIAVLGLNRAKARNSFSKSLVNQMLDSIDVLAHDKNVRVVILRSLVPGIFCAGADLKERATMSPQDVGRFVSKLRQMMSSIEQLPAPVIAAIDGPALGGGLEMALACDMRVVAGNVKLGLVETKLGIIPGAGGTQRLPRILNPAIAKELIFTARQITGEEAKELGIVNYAVKPNEDGDAAYKKALKLAMEIVPNGPVGVRMAKKAIDKGLQADLATGCAIEEACYAQIIPTKDRLEGLKAFAEKRKPKFIGE, encoded by the exons ATgttgccaaattttgccagaGTCGTGCCCAAATTCGGCCCAAGCCGTACGCTGTTCCGTACTCTGTGCACTCCGAGTAGCACCCAAGAACTGCAG CTCACCTACCTGACCGAAGGGGACAAGCAGGGTATCGCCGTGCTCGGGCTGAACCGTGCCAAAGCCCGCAACTCGTTCAGCAAGTCGCTGGTCAACCAGATGCTGGACTCGATCGATGTGTTGGCGCACGATAAGAACGTCAGGGTTGTGATCCTGCGCAGCCTGGTGCCGGGGATCTTTTGCGCTGGTGCGGACTTGAAGGAACGTGCCACGATGAGTCCGCAGGACGTTGGCCGGTTCGTGTCCAAGCTGCGCCAGATGATGAGCAGCATCGAGCAGCTGCCGGCACCGGTGATTGCGGCGATCGACGGCCCGGCACTTGGAGGTGGGCTGGAGATGGCGTTGGCTTGCGATATGAGGGTTGTGGCTGGGAATGTGAAGTTGGGACTGGTGGAGACCAAGCTGGGGATCATTCCGGGGGCTGGAGGAACTCAGCGACTGCCGAGGATCTTGAACCCGGCGATCGCGAAGGAGTTGATCTTCACAGCTAGACAGATCACTGGTGAGGAGGCTAAGGAGCTGGGGATCGTGAACTACGCGGTGAAGCCGAACGAGGATGGGGACGCTGCGTACAAGAAGGCTTTGAAGCTGGCGATGGAGATCGTGCCGAACGGTCCGGTTGGAGTTCGCATGGCGAAGAAAGCAATTGACAAGGGACTGCAGGCCGACCTTGCTACGGGTTGTGCGATCGAAGAAGCTTGCTATGCCCAGATCATCCCAACCAAGGATCGTCTGGAGGGATTGAAGGCATTTGCCGAGAAGCGAAAGCCCAAGTTTATCGGAGAATGA
- the LOC6038341 gene encoding zinc finger protein Gfi-1b has translation MDASRHGTRNEPTAHHQTPPQSEDDEADEAVRIVPRKCLMCLQPYDELGSVATESPDELKRIVDNIYKIAKIQVTPTGGKIEPLCSSCRAKLGFDFDEDAYYEMLRKMYSETSPGTTTHHQTTTMTAASPTAMMANGGLPVHIGLLPLENPDSPTGPLLDTACGTFVVTELAPEDPTDKSDLKCVICSKVFNFKSTLRLHIRSHHNTTIREPEPHKPTRKPRMYECVDCSMSFKLKYDYDKHQAIHNRSNLFQCEICFKLFKHKSYYMMHRNAKRCKAVPLNLSTRADRDLGTSLNDGIRNTS, from the exons ATGGATGCAAGCCGACACGGGACCAG gaACGAACCCACCGCCCATCACCAGACGCCGCCGCAATCCGAGGACGATGAGGCGGACGAAGCGGTCCGGATCGTGCCCCGGAAGTGTCTCATGTGCTTGCAGCCGTACGACGAGCTGGGCTCGGTCGCGACGGAATCACCGGACGAGCTGAAGCGGATAGTGGACAACATCTACAAGATTGCCAAAATTCAG GTCACCCCAACCGGCGGCAAGATCGAACCCCTGTGCAGCAGTTGCCGCGCCAAGCTGGGCTTCGACTTTGACGAGGACGCGTACTACGAGATGCTGCGCAAGATGTACAGCGAAACTAGTCCCGGCACAACAACCCACCACCAGACGACAACAATGACGGCGGCGTCCCCTACAGCAATGATGGCCAACGGCGGACTTCCGGTGCACATCGGACTGCTTCCGCTGGAGAATCCCGACTCCCCCACCGGACCCCTGCTGGACACGGCCTGCGGGACGTTCGTCGTGACCGAACTAGCGCCGGAAGACCCCACGGACAAGTCCGATCTGAAGTGCGTCATCTGCTCGAAGGTGTTCAACTTCAAGTCCACGCTTCGGTTGCACATCCGGAGTCACCACAACACGACGATCCGCGAACCGGAACCGCACAAACCCACCCGGAAGCCGCGCATGTACGAGTGCGTCGACTGCAGCATGAGCTTCAAGCTCAAGTACGACTACGACAAGCACCAGGCCATCCACAACCGGTCGAACCTGTTCCAGTGCGAGATCTGCTTcaagctgttcaagcacaagtcCTACTACATGATGCATCGGAACGCGAAACGCTGCAAGGCGGTTCCGCTGAATCTGAGCACCCGGGCCGATCGCGATCTCGGGACTTCCCTCAACGATGGCATCCGGAACACCAGCTAG
- the LOC6038344 gene encoding phosphomannomutase, protein MTTMACRHLFTRLLRVSAHRTYIPYHSYSATVTTGCSKFKFDYAAKRYCSIMALKRDEILLLFDVDGTLTKPRNCIEKDFKEFLYGEVRPRATVGLVGGSDLEKMMEQLGGREILDKFDYVFPENGLIQFEKGLEVGRVSISEHLGEEILQRFLNYVLRYLSEVKIPVKRGTFIEFRNGMMNVSPIGRNCSQKERNEFEQYDKKHQVRQQMIDALKKEFSEVDLTYSIGGQISFDVFPNGWDKTYCLRHVTKGTNFKEIHFFGDKTDPGGNDYEIFTDSRTIGHKVTSPDDTKRQLIELLKI, encoded by the exons ATGACTACGATGGCCTGCCGACACTTGTTTACCCGGCTACTCAGAGTTTCAGCTCATAGAACTTACATTCCGTATCATTCGTACTCAGCAACAGTCACCACAGGTTGTAGCAAGTTTAAATTTGATTACGCTGCGAAAAGATACTGCTCGATAATGGCGCTGAAACGGGACGAGATACTGCTTCTGTTTGACGTGGACGGCACGTTGACGAAGCCGAGGAACTGTATCGAAAAGGACTTTAAGGAGTTCCTGTATGGGGAGGTTCGTCCACGGGCCACCGTTGGGCTTGTGGGTGGATCGGATCTGGAGAAGATGATGGAACAGCTGGGCGGACGGGAGATTCTGGACAAGTTCGACTACGTGTTTCCCGAAAACGGGCTGATTCAGTTCGAGAAGGGACTGGAGGTTGGGCGGGTATCGATCTCGGAGCACTTGGGAGAGGAGATTTTGCAGAGGTTTTTGAACTACGTGTTACGGTATTTGTCGGAGGTGAAGATTCCGGTTAAGCGCGGGACGTTTATCGAGTTTCGGAATGGGATGATGAACGTGAGTCCGATTGGGCGGAACTGTTCGCAGAAGGAGCGCAATGAGTTTGAGCAGTACGATAAGAAGCACCAGGTTCGACAGCAAATGATCGATGCGTTGAAGAAGGAGTTCAGCGAGGTTGATCTAACGTACAGTATTGGAGGACAGATTAGCTTCGATGTGTTCCCGAACGGGTGGGACAAAACGTACTGCCTAAGACACGTTACCAAAGGAACAAA CTTCAAAGAGATCCATTTCTTCGGAGATAAGACTGATCCCGGTGGTAACGACTACGAAATCTTCACCGATTCGAGGACAATTGGACACAAGGTTACCTCCCCGGATGATACCAAACGTCAGCTGATTGAACTGTTGAAGATCTGA